One Gelria sp. Kuro-4 DNA segment encodes these proteins:
- a CDS encoding endonuclease MutS2, producing MPVATLKTKAKLDWDKITAALAAQAATSLGAELALALEPSADPAQVEAWQAETAEAVQLVERGLEVPLGGLSDIRPAVERCRRGGTVGTEDLYRIRLALEAGRRVKDFFTEVELPLVKALGESLPLFPDLESTLKRAVPTADDLADEASPALARLRREKKRLDNEIHTRLEDMVRSPAVLKYLQEPLITMRGDRYVLPVKQEWRQHVPGVVHDQSASGATLFVEPLAVFQLGNRLREVEAAERHEVERLLGELSRLVGQAAAGISDLIDRLAHLDFIIAKGRLAVQQKAVRPILNRKGRLEIRTGRHPLLGPEAVPISLPLGRSFRVLVVTGPNTGGKTVTLKTVGLFALMHQAGLHLPAGRDTELPVYDRVFCDVGDEQSIEQSLSTFSSHMKNIVDILAHTSGRSLVLLDELGAGTDPAEGAALAKAILEHLVEVGAATVATTHYSELKLFAYSHPNVENASVEFDPVTLKPTYRLLIGLPGRSNAFEIAARLGLPRPLVDRARSLLSQTDVRADDLIRSLEEKRLRLEEAIQSAQADRSEAERVKKEWLAKQEAFNAKKEELLRRAKSEAVSTINYARREAERIIRELRSASSELIEKDRTLAAEQARRDLSQAQERVYRNLNLDDEDKAPDAEPAVPAAELKPGQTVFIPHLNLNGTLLGSPDAAGNVLVQVGMLKVELKTSELRPRHEAKARREKDAVGALAASKAQAISPELDLRGLTVDEAEYLVEKYLDDARLAGLERVRIIHGKGTGALRQAIQAILARNPHVEKFALADYREGGTGVTVAFLRK from the coding sequence GTGCCAGTTGCCACTTTGAAGACCAAGGCCAAGTTGGATTGGGACAAAATAACCGCCGCCCTCGCCGCCCAGGCGGCAACCTCGCTGGGAGCCGAGCTGGCGCTGGCGCTGGAGCCCAGCGCCGACCCGGCCCAGGTGGAGGCGTGGCAGGCGGAGACGGCGGAGGCCGTGCAGTTGGTGGAGCGCGGCCTGGAGGTTCCGCTGGGCGGCCTCAGCGATATCCGCCCGGCCGTAGAACGCTGCCGGCGTGGGGGCACGGTGGGAACAGAGGACCTCTACCGTATCCGGCTTGCCCTGGAAGCGGGCCGCAGGGTGAAGGACTTCTTTACCGAGGTTGAACTGCCGCTGGTCAAAGCGTTGGGGGAGAGTCTGCCCCTTTTTCCAGACCTGGAGAGTACCTTGAAGCGCGCTGTGCCAACGGCCGATGACCTGGCCGACGAAGCCAGCCCGGCGCTGGCCCGCCTGCGCCGGGAAAAAAAGCGGCTCGATAACGAAATCCACACCCGCCTGGAGGACATGGTGCGTTCGCCGGCGGTGCTGAAGTACCTGCAGGAACCTTTGATAACCATGCGGGGCGACCGCTATGTGCTGCCGGTGAAACAGGAGTGGCGCCAGCATGTGCCCGGCGTGGTGCATGACCAGTCGGCCAGCGGCGCCACGCTTTTCGTTGAACCCCTGGCTGTGTTTCAGCTGGGCAACCGGTTGCGCGAGGTGGAGGCGGCCGAACGCCACGAAGTGGAACGACTTCTGGGCGAGCTTTCACGCCTGGTAGGTCAGGCGGCGGCGGGGATAAGCGACCTCATTGACCGGCTGGCCCACCTGGACTTCATCATTGCCAAAGGGCGGTTGGCCGTGCAACAAAAGGCCGTGCGCCCCATCCTCAACCGCAAGGGGCGTTTGGAGATTCGGACAGGCCGGCACCCTCTCTTGGGACCGGAGGCGGTGCCCATCAGCCTGCCCTTGGGCCGGAGCTTTCGCGTTTTGGTGGTGACCGGGCCGAACACAGGCGGCAAAACAGTCACCCTTAAGACCGTAGGGCTCTTCGCCCTCATGCACCAGGCCGGCCTACACCTGCCCGCGGGCCGGGACACCGAGCTGCCTGTTTACGACCGCGTTTTTTGCGACGTCGGCGATGAGCAAAGCATTGAGCAGAGCCTCAGTACCTTCTCCTCGCACATGAAAAACATCGTCGACATTCTGGCCCACACCAGCGGCCGGAGCCTGGTCCTGCTCGACGAGTTGGGTGCCGGCACGGATCCGGCGGAAGGAGCCGCTCTGGCCAAGGCCATCCTGGAACACCTGGTGGAAGTAGGCGCGGCCACGGTAGCCACGACGCACTACAGCGAACTTAAGCTATTCGCCTATAGCCACCCGAATGTGGAAAACGCTTCGGTGGAGTTTGACCCGGTGACCCTTAAGCCCACCTACCGGCTGCTCATCGGTCTACCGGGACGCAGCAACGCCTTTGAAATCGCTGCGCGGCTCGGCCTGCCACGGCCCTTGGTCGACCGGGCCCGTTCCCTGCTTTCCCAAACCGATGTGCGGGCGGATGACCTGATTCGGTCCCTGGAAGAAAAGCGGCTGCGGCTCGAGGAGGCAATCCAGAGCGCGCAGGCGGACCGCAGCGAGGCAGAGCGGGTGAAAAAAGAATGGCTGGCCAAGCAGGAAGCGTTTAACGCTAAGAAGGAGGAACTGTTGCGCCGCGCCAAAAGCGAGGCGGTAAGCACCATCAACTACGCGCGGCGGGAAGCGGAGCGCATCATCCGCGAACTTAGAAGCGCTTCTTCGGAGCTGATTGAAAAGGACCGCACCCTGGCGGCAGAACAGGCCCGCCGGGATTTAAGCCAGGCGCAGGAACGCGTGTACCGGAACCTGAACCTGGACGATGAGGACAAGGCCCCGGACGCAGAGCCCGCGGTACCGGCCGCCGAGCTTAAGCCGGGCCAAACCGTGTTCATCCCGCACCTGAACCTAAACGGTACCCTGCTCGGCAGCCCCGACGCCGCCGGCAACGTCCTGGTCCAGGTGGGCATGCTCAAGGTGGAGCTCAAAACCAGTGAACTACGACCGCGGCACGAAGCGAAAGCCCGCCGTGAGAAAGACGCCGTGGGAGCCCTGGCTGCCAGTAAGGCCCAGGCCATCTCACCCGAACTTGACCTGCGGGGCCTTACGGTGGACGAGGCGGAATACCTGGTGGAGAAGTACCTGGATGATGCGCGCCTGGCCGGACTCGAGCGGGTGAGAATCATCCATGGCAAAGGAACAGGGGCTTTGCGCCAGGCCATTCAAGCTATTCTGGCCCGCAACCCCCACGTGGAGAAGTTTGCCCTGGCTGACTACCGCGAAGGTGGCACAGGCGTCACGGTGGCGTTCCTGAGGAAATAA